The proteins below are encoded in one region of Candidatus Palauibacter australiensis:
- a CDS encoding glycine--tRNA ligase, translating to MADNTNTDSAADSGHPAGLMDKLVSLAKRRGFIFQSSEIYGGVGSVYDYGPLGIELKNRIQDLWWREMVYRHPNIVGLDAGILMNPEVWVASGHVGAFTDPLVECRSCHRRFRADDLPKLEAGEPEAQQCGVCGSIGEWTDPRQFNLMFKTFMGVVEDEASTVYLRPETAQGIFVNFRNVQESVRQKVPFGIAQVGKAFRNEITPGNFIFRTREFEQMEMQFFVAPGTEDEWFETWKERRMAWVETLGIRPERLRFHRHGPDELAHYCKDASDIQYRFPFGWQEFEGIHNRTDYDLGRHQEHSGKKLEYFDQPANRKYVPYVIETSAGLSRTLLVVLADAYDEEEVDGQRRVVLRLKPALAPFHAAVFPLVKKDGMPEISEKLADELRGPFNVLHDIAGSIGKRYRRQDEAGTPFCLTIDGQTLEDATCTVRDRDSLEQTRVPLSGVAAWLSAAVDGG from the coding sequence ATGGCAGACAACACGAACACGGATTCCGCCGCCGACTCGGGCCATCCGGCCGGCCTGATGGACAAGCTCGTGTCCCTCGCCAAGCGGCGCGGGTTCATCTTCCAGTCCTCCGAGATCTACGGAGGCGTCGGGTCGGTGTACGACTACGGCCCGCTCGGCATCGAACTCAAGAACCGCATCCAGGATCTGTGGTGGCGCGAGATGGTGTACCGCCACCCGAACATCGTGGGGCTCGACGCGGGGATCCTCATGAACCCCGAGGTGTGGGTCGCGAGCGGACACGTGGGCGCCTTCACGGACCCGCTCGTCGAGTGCCGGAGCTGCCACCGCCGCTTCCGCGCCGACGACCTGCCGAAGCTGGAGGCGGGCGAGCCCGAAGCCCAGCAGTGCGGGGTGTGCGGGTCCATCGGCGAGTGGACGGACCCGCGCCAGTTCAACCTCATGTTCAAGACGTTCATGGGGGTGGTGGAGGACGAGGCCTCGACCGTCTACCTGCGGCCGGAGACGGCGCAGGGGATCTTCGTCAACTTCCGAAACGTGCAGGAATCCGTGCGCCAGAAGGTTCCGTTCGGGATCGCGCAGGTGGGGAAGGCGTTCCGGAACGAGATCACGCCCGGGAACTTCATCTTCCGCACGCGCGAGTTCGAACAGATGGAGATGCAGTTCTTCGTCGCGCCGGGGACGGAGGACGAGTGGTTTGAGACGTGGAAGGAACGGCGAATGGCGTGGGTCGAGACGCTGGGCATCCGGCCGGAGCGGCTGCGCTTCCACCGGCACGGGCCGGACGAACTCGCGCACTACTGCAAGGACGCATCCGACATCCAGTACCGGTTCCCGTTCGGGTGGCAGGAGTTCGAAGGGATCCACAACCGGACGGACTACGACCTCGGGCGTCACCAGGAGCACTCGGGGAAGAAGCTGGAGTACTTCGACCAGCCTGCGAACCGGAAGTACGTGCCGTACGTGATCGAGACCTCGGCGGGACTCAGCCGGACGCTCCTGGTCGTGCTGGCGGATGCCTACGACGAGGAGGAAGTCGACGGCCAGCGGCGCGTCGTGCTGCGGCTCAAGCCCGCCCTGGCGCCCTTCCACGCGGCGGTCTTCCCGCTCGTGAAGAAGGATGGGATGCCGGAGATATCGGAGAAGTTGGCTGATGAACTGCGCGGGCCCTTCAACGTGCTCCACGACATCGCAGGATCGATCGGAAAGCGATACCGGCGGCAGGACGAGGCGGGAACGCCATTCTGTCTCACGATCGACGGCCAGACACTCGAGGATGCGACGTGCACGGTGCGCGACCGGGATTCGCTCGAGCAGACGCGCGTGCCGCTGTC
- a CDS encoding ferritin: MIGTRMQAALNGQITQELYASQVYLSMCAHFEGEGLPGFARWMREQAEEERAHALRIFDFVHDREGQVSLETIDAPPAEFGSPLEVFQAALGHERKVTGMIGDLYRLAMDEADYPAQVMLQWFVNEQVEEEKTISDIVDRLRLAGDDKSALLMLETELGQRTGDPEADPAT; the protein is encoded by the coding sequence ATGATTGGAACCAGGATGCAGGCGGCGCTCAACGGGCAGATCACGCAGGAGCTGTACGCGAGCCAGGTCTACCTGTCCATGTGCGCGCACTTTGAAGGCGAGGGCCTTCCGGGCTTCGCGCGCTGGATGCGCGAGCAAGCCGAGGAGGAGCGGGCGCACGCGCTCCGCATCTTCGACTTCGTGCACGACCGGGAAGGACAGGTTTCGCTCGAGACGATCGATGCCCCGCCCGCGGAGTTCGGTTCGCCCCTGGAGGTGTTCCAGGCGGCGCTCGGGCACGAGCGGAAGGTGACCGGGATGATCGGCGACCTCTATCGCCTCGCGATGGACGAAGCCGACTATCCGGCCCAGGTCATGCTGCAGTGGTTCGTCAACGAGCAGGTCGAGGAGGAGAAGACGATCTCCGACATCGTCGACCGGCTGCGGCTCGCGGGCGACGACAAGTCCGCCCTGCTCATGCTCGAGACGGAACTGGGCCAGAGGACGGGCGACCCGGAGGCCGACCCCGCCACGTAG
- a CDS encoding D-aminoacylase produces the protein MRRTLMRPAPAFAVALVLAACGVVPESADDAPTSRAADAPYDLVIVGGTVVDGTGADRFTADVGIRDGRVVDVARDGGLSGQGAEEIDAAGLIVSPGFIDHHNHVQNQVHRRPLVENFIRQGITTILPSLHSGDQPYPLRDYIEDLEVAPNIGFFAGHTWTRRQVLGMEDRAPTPEELDEMRDLVREAMEDGALGLASGLLYVPANYAEIEEVIELAKVAAEYGGIYYTHMRDEARGLLPAVREAIRIGAEGGLPVHINHFKAMGVDSWGKTVQSLALVDSARAAGIDVKVDVYPYTAGSTGSGVLFPQWVLAGGIDSFRVRVTDPETRARMEPEIKEWMRRDWTGGDLSRIQFRTLRAFPEYNGRRMSDLAADRGLPNNDATGVQLAIELQLAGGFSAIYHFMDEADVIRIMRHPQAMFETDGDPVGYGLGFPHPRSYGTFPRILGRYVREMGVLTLEEAIRKMTSMSTDQIGQSDRGRIAPGMWADITVFDADRIIDRADYVDPHRYSVGIHHVLVNGVPVILDGSVTGAKPGEVLKGPARHLTETPGG, from the coding sequence ATGCGCCGGACCCTTATGCGGCCAGCCCCGGCATTTGCGGTCGCTCTGGTCCTCGCCGCGTGCGGCGTGGTTCCCGAGTCGGCGGACGACGCCCCCACATCCCGCGCGGCCGACGCTCCGTACGACCTCGTGATCGTCGGCGGAACGGTCGTCGACGGGACGGGGGCCGACCGCTTCACCGCCGACGTGGGCATCCGTGACGGCCGCGTGGTCGACGTGGCGCGCGACGGCGGGCTCTCGGGGCAGGGGGCCGAGGAGATCGACGCGGCCGGGCTCATCGTCTCCCCGGGGTTCATCGACCACCACAACCACGTCCAGAACCAGGTCCACCGGCGACCGCTGGTCGAGAACTTCATCCGCCAGGGGATCACGACGATCCTTCCCTCGCTGCACAGCGGCGATCAGCCGTACCCGCTGCGCGACTACATCGAAGACCTCGAGGTGGCGCCCAACATCGGCTTCTTCGCGGGCCACACCTGGACCCGCCGGCAGGTGCTCGGAATGGAGGACCGCGCGCCGACGCCCGAGGAACTCGACGAGATGCGGGACCTCGTCCGCGAGGCGATGGAGGATGGCGCGCTCGGGCTCGCGAGCGGGCTCCTCTATGTCCCGGCGAACTACGCCGAGATCGAGGAGGTCATCGAACTGGCGAAGGTCGCGGCCGAATACGGCGGCATCTACTACACGCACATGCGGGACGAGGCGCGCGGCCTCCTGCCGGCCGTGCGCGAGGCGATCCGCATCGGCGCCGAGGGCGGGTTGCCCGTCCACATCAACCACTTCAAGGCCATGGGAGTGGATAGCTGGGGGAAGACGGTCCAGTCGCTCGCGCTCGTGGACTCCGCGCGCGCCGCGGGCATCGACGTAAAGGTCGATGTCTACCCATACACGGCGGGAAGCACGGGCTCCGGCGTGCTCTTTCCGCAGTGGGTGCTGGCGGGCGGCATCGACTCGTTCCGCGTCCGTGTCACGGACCCCGAGACGCGGGCGCGGATGGAGCCGGAGATCAAGGAGTGGATGCGCCGTGACTGGACGGGCGGGGACCTGTCACGAATCCAGTTCCGCACGCTCCGCGCCTTCCCCGAATACAACGGGAGGCGGATGTCGGACCTCGCCGCGGACCGCGGGCTTCCGAACAACGACGCGACCGGCGTCCAACTCGCGATCGAACTCCAGTTGGCGGGCGGGTTCAGCGCCATCTACCACTTCATGGACGAGGCGGACGTCATCCGCATCATGCGGCACCCGCAGGCAATGTTCGAGACGGACGGCGACCCGGTCGGCTATGGGCTCGGGTTCCCGCATCCGCGCAGCTACGGCACCTTCCCGCGCATCCTCGGCCGCTACGTGCGCGAGATGGGCGTGCTCACGCTGGAGGAGGCGATCCGGAAGATGACGTCGATGTCGACGGACCAGATCGGCCAGTCGGATCGCGGCCGGATCGCGCCCGGGATGTGGGCGGACATCACCGTCTTCGACGCCGACCGCATCATCGACCGCGCCGACTACGTGGACCCGCACCGCTACTCGGTCGGCATCCACCACGTGCTCGTGAACGGCGTCCCCGTCATCCTCGACGGCTCCGTCACGGGCGCAAAGCCGGGCGAGGTGCTGAAGGGTCCCGCCCGCCACCTCACCGAAACCCCCGGCGGGTAG
- a CDS encoding amidohydrolase family protein: protein MMVPARRSARITGVLALAAFAALPVVPPAAAQEGTIALVGGQLLDGYEVPPIHHAAVVIEGNRIVAVGPASEIEIPADAEIIDTRGKTMMPGMVDAHVHIMILGHGDYSRWFPWFEGNDDLVYETSAKQLLAAGVTAGVDLAAPMSSLAFRDRVNRNEVPGPRLLASGPWVTRYAWGFLPAELRVLHRTPEEAAERTRMLIDAGVDVIKTWIGTTEEDMRAIKAVAGPAGVPIHCHVYAEEVVWGAIRGGCDVLQHAGSGGSVPPYSQELVDHIAMEGIPVVQTISHRIWIYPATVEFPERLWDPDIINSFPEPIREQVLSSYTKDDFWRKSYFRTTPRQIRNSERAGRQFIDADAVMAMGTDTGSPLNFHAESAWREVSAFVDMGMTEIEAISAATKVSAEVLGLSETGTIEPGKLADIIVVDGNPLFEINVLGYVTDVIKDGIIYKRDGVPVWETDQPQTSTSGR, encoded by the coding sequence ATGATGGTTCCCGCCCGCCGCTCCGCCCGGATAACCGGGGTTCTCGCGCTCGCGGCTTTCGCCGCGCTCCCCGTGGTCCCGCCCGCCGCCGCCCAGGAGGGGACGATCGCGCTGGTGGGCGGCCAATTGCTCGATGGGTATGAGGTGCCCCCGATCCATCATGCGGCCGTCGTCATCGAGGGGAACCGGATCGTCGCCGTAGGGCCCGCGTCCGAGATCGAGATCCCGGCGGACGCGGAGATCATCGACACCCGGGGCAAGACGATGATGCCCGGCATGGTCGACGCGCACGTGCACATCATGATTCTCGGACACGGCGACTACAGCCGGTGGTTCCCGTGGTTCGAGGGGAACGACGACCTCGTGTACGAGACGTCCGCCAAGCAATTGCTCGCGGCCGGTGTGACCGCGGGCGTCGACCTCGCGGCGCCGATGTCCAGCCTCGCCTTCCGGGATCGGGTGAACCGCAACGAAGTCCCCGGTCCCCGGCTCCTCGCGAGCGGCCCCTGGGTCACGCGCTACGCCTGGGGCTTCCTTCCCGCCGAACTCCGCGTCCTGCACCGCACGCCCGAGGAAGCGGCGGAGCGGACGCGGATGCTGATCGACGCCGGAGTCGACGTCATCAAGACGTGGATCGGCACGACCGAGGAGGACATGCGGGCGATCAAGGCGGTGGCGGGTCCGGCGGGTGTCCCCATCCACTGCCACGTCTACGCGGAGGAGGTGGTGTGGGGGGCGATCCGCGGCGGTTGCGACGTGCTCCAGCATGCGGGCTCGGGTGGCAGCGTCCCCCCCTACTCGCAGGAACTCGTCGACCACATCGCGATGGAGGGGATCCCGGTCGTACAGACGATTTCGCACCGGATCTGGATCTACCCCGCCACGGTCGAGTTCCCGGAGCGCCTCTGGGATCCGGACATCATCAACAGCTTCCCCGAGCCGATCCGGGAGCAGGTGCTGAGTTCCTACACGAAGGACGACTTCTGGCGGAAATCCTACTTCCGCACCACGCCGCGCCAGATCCGGAACAGCGAGCGGGCGGGGCGCCAGTTCATCGATGCGGACGCCGTCATGGCGATGGGCACGGATACCGGGTCGCCCCTGAACTTCCACGCGGAGTCGGCGTGGCGTGAGGTGTCGGCTTTCGTCGACATGGGGATGACGGAGATCGAGGCGATTTCGGCGGCCACCAAGGTCTCGGCGGAGGTCCTCGGGCTCAGCGAGACGGGGACGATCGAGCCCGGCAAGCTCGCGGACATCATCGTCGTGGACGGCAACCCGCTTTTCGAAATCAACGTGCTCGGCTACGTGACCGACGTGATCAAGGACGGGATCATCTACAAGCGCGACGGCGTGCCGGTCTGGGAGACGGACCAGCCGCAGACGAGCACGAGCGGGCGCTGA
- a CDS encoding enoyl-CoA hydratase-related protein — MLRLNRPRRLNAVSLPMYEALEAELARIGADFETRVVVVTGTGRGFCSGADLKAHRDHEASRAERHAYIETSQRVFRALQTLPQPVVAAVNGHAIGAGCELALSCDFVIVAEGAKLRMPEVALGTFIGGGTAYTLRRRVGHARAAELILLGRYFTPEEAGAWGLANEVLPAEKVLPAALDLAGQLARNAPISMRLAKRLLDRAESVDPGEALRLEAEALFTCMASEDWREGLEAFAEKRAPIYRGR, encoded by the coding sequence ATCCTCCGCCTCAACCGTCCCCGCCGTCTCAACGCCGTCAGCCTCCCCATGTACGAGGCGCTGGAAGCCGAACTCGCCCGGATCGGAGCGGACTTCGAGACGCGCGTCGTCGTCGTGACCGGGACCGGGCGGGGATTCTGCTCCGGGGCCGACCTCAAGGCACACCGCGACCACGAGGCGTCGCGGGCGGAGCGCCACGCCTACATCGAGACGAGCCAGCGCGTGTTCCGCGCGCTCCAGACGCTGCCGCAGCCCGTGGTCGCGGCCGTGAACGGACACGCGATCGGGGCGGGCTGCGAACTCGCCCTCTCGTGCGATTTCGTCATCGTGGCGGAGGGGGCGAAGCTGCGCATGCCGGAAGTTGCGCTCGGGACCTTCATCGGCGGCGGCACGGCCTACACGCTGCGCCGGCGCGTGGGACACGCGCGCGCGGCCGAACTGATCCTGCTGGGCCGCTACTTTACCCCGGAGGAAGCGGGCGCGTGGGGGTTGGCGAACGAGGTGCTCCCCGCCGAAAAGGTTCTCCCCGCCGCGCTCGACCTCGCCGGCCAGCTGGCCCGCAACGCCCCGATCTCCATGCGCCTCGCCAAGCGCCTGCTCGACCGGGCGGAGTCCGTCGACCCCGGGGAGGCGCTGCGCCTGGAGGCTGAAGCGCTCTTCACCTGCATGGCCTCCGAGGACTGGCGCGAGGGCCTGGAGGCCTTCGCAGAGAAACGCGCCCCCATCTACCGCGGCCGGTAA